A region of Prochlorococcus marinus subsp. pastoris str. CCMP1986 DNA encodes the following proteins:
- a CDS encoding cation:proton antiporter translates to MYPLVAELSAHDLEVAETLIGVIRFLLIFLAARALAEVLVRLSLPTIVGELLAGVVIGASGFHLLIPPSAHTELNQGLVNVISSLASIPPEVVPDVYFESFPSLQAVATLGLYALLFLTGLESELEELVAVGAQAFTVAMAGVILPFAFGTFGLMFIFQVDLIPAVFAGASMTATSIGITASVFGELGYLKTREGQIVIGAAVLDDILGIVILAVVVALAAGGSLEIAPIVKLVAAAVVFVIAAIALSRTAAPGFDWLLDRLKAPGAVVVASFVILVLCCFVATAIGLEAALGAFAAGLILSSSKNNHAIQQSVLPLVSLFATIFFVLVGAGMDLSVINPLDPASRSALVVAGFLLVVAIIGKIAAGWVFSSDKPTNRLVVGLGMMPRGEVGLIFLGLGTSAKLLTPSLEAAILLMVIGTTFLAPVLLRIVLKDKPPGGDNKISDDVAADPVGLL, encoded by the coding sequence ATGTATCCTTTAGTTGCTGAATTAAGTGCACATGATTTAGAAGTTGCTGAGACGCTCATCGGAGTAATTAGATTTCTATTGATATTTTTAGCTGCTAGAGCATTAGCGGAAGTATTAGTCAGACTAAGTTTACCTACAATTGTTGGAGAGCTATTAGCAGGAGTTGTTATAGGAGCATCTGGTTTCCATTTATTAATACCACCCTCTGCTCATACAGAATTAAATCAAGGATTGGTAAACGTAATAAGTTCGTTGGCATCAATACCTCCAGAAGTTGTTCCTGATGTCTATTTTGAGAGTTTTCCTTCTCTTCAAGCTGTAGCAACACTTGGATTATACGCTCTTCTTTTCTTAACAGGATTAGAAAGTGAATTAGAGGAATTAGTTGCTGTCGGTGCGCAAGCTTTTACAGTTGCTATGGCAGGGGTAATTTTGCCTTTTGCTTTTGGTACTTTTGGATTAATGTTTATTTTCCAAGTTGATCTTATTCCAGCAGTATTTGCAGGAGCATCAATGACGGCTACAAGTATTGGTATTACAGCAAGTGTTTTTGGTGAATTAGGATATTTAAAAACTAGGGAAGGTCAAATCGTTATTGGAGCAGCAGTTTTAGACGACATTTTAGGCATTGTTATTCTTGCGGTAGTTGTAGCTCTTGCTGCTGGAGGTTCCTTAGAAATAGCCCCAATAGTTAAATTAGTCGCAGCAGCTGTTGTATTTGTAATTGCTGCTATTGCATTAAGTCGTACAGCAGCGCCTGGCTTTGATTGGCTTCTTGATAGATTGAAAGCACCTGGAGCAGTAGTTGTAGCCTCCTTTGTGATACTTGTTTTATGTTGTTTTGTCGCTACAGCGATAGGTCTTGAAGCAGCTTTAGGTGCTTTTGCAGCGGGTTTAATTCTTAGTAGTTCTAAAAATAACCATGCTATCCAGCAATCAGTTTTGCCATTGGTTTCATTATTCGCGACTATCTTTTTCGTATTGGTAGGGGCTGGTATGGATTTATCAGTTATTAATCCACTTGATCCAGCAAGTAGGTCTGCTCTTGTGGTAGCAGGATTTTTATTAGTTGTGGCAATTATTGGAAAAATTGCTGCTGGATGGGTTTTCTCAAGCGATAAGCCTACAAATAGATTAGTTGTAGGTTTAGGAATGATGCCTAGAGGAGAAGTGGGATTAATTTTTCTTGGATTAGGAACAAGCGCTAAGCTTTTAACTCCATCCCTTGAGGCAGCAATTTTATTAATGGTCATTGGAACGACATTCCTCGCTCCTGTTCTCTTAAGAATTGTTTTGAAAGATAAGCCCCCTGGTGGTGATAATAAAATTTCAGATGATGTTGCGGCTGATCCAGTAGGTCTTCTTTAA
- the psaC gene encoding photosystem I iron-sulfur center protein PsaC, producing MSHAVKIYDTCIGCTQCVRACPLDVLEMVPWDGCKAGQIASSPRTEDCVGCKRCETACPTDFLSIRVYLGDETSRSMGLAY from the coding sequence ATGTCACACGCAGTTAAGATTTATGACACATGCATTGGATGTACCCAATGTGTAAGGGCATGCCCACTAGATGTTCTGGAAATGGTTCCATGGGATGGTTGTAAAGCCGGCCAAATAGCTTCATCTCCTAGGACAGAGGACTGCGTTGGATGTAAAAGGTGTGAAACAGCATGCCCAACAGATTTTTTAAGTATCAGGGTTTATTTAGGTGATGAAACGTCAAGAAGTATGGGCTTAGCTTATTAA
- a CDS encoding glycogen/starch/alpha-glucan phosphorylase, translating to MSNLMNSNEPFDLRLPTPGCYLDPEKAGMDSDALFKGMTEHLFFTLGKLATSASPHDLYMALSYAVKDRLMTRYLASQEVIRKKPQKTVAYLSAEFLIGPQLSNNLLNLGITKEAEDALKRFGIESLSTILEVEEEPGLGNGGLGRLAACYMESLASLQVPAVGYGIRYEFGIFNQLIRDGWQVEVTDKWLKGGWPWELPQPDESCFVGFGGRTESYRDDKGKYRSRWVPSEHAIGVPHDVPVLGYRVNTCDRLRLWRADATESFDFYAFNIGDYYGAVEEKVASETLSKVLYPNDGTDEGRRLRLKQQHFFVSCSLQDMLRSLEKRSIPVTEFANHWTVQLNDTHPAIAVAELMRLLIDQYQIGWDKAWNITTSSVAYTNHTLLPEALEKWDLSLFSDLLPRHLEIIYEINWRFLQQLRLRYPGDDKILQKLSIIDEEGSKSVRMAHLATIGAHHINGVAALHSDLIKRQLLPEFAELWPEKFTNVTNGVTPRRWVALANPSLSNLLEKEVGPDWITNMELLKKLENKKDDANFLQEFEETKLRGKRKLASFIHTKTGILVDPSSLFDVQVKRIHQYKRQHLNALQIIAQYLRIKNGTSNYKAPRTVIFGGKAAPGYFMAKLIIRFINGIADVVNSDPDMEGLLRVVFLPDYNVKLGEIVYPATDLSEQISTAGKEASGTGNMKFAMNGALTIGTLDGANVELRDLVKKENFFLFGKTESEIMHLKNNSYSPKTFIEKCPELQEVIRLIEIGHFSNGDKELFKPLLNSLTGNDPFFVMADFEDYLNKQDEVSNFWNNKKAWNKMALLNTARSGYFSSDRSIREYCESIWKVSPMPVEITCDIEEITT from the coding sequence ATGTCAAATCTAATGAACTCCAACGAACCCTTTGATCTACGCTTGCCTACTCCAGGCTGCTATTTAGATCCTGAGAAAGCTGGCATGGATTCTGATGCGCTCTTCAAAGGAATGACAGAGCACTTATTCTTTACTCTTGGCAAATTAGCAACTTCCGCTAGTCCTCATGACTTGTATATGGCGCTGAGTTACGCGGTAAAAGATAGATTAATGACAAGATATTTAGCCAGTCAAGAAGTAATAAGAAAAAAACCTCAAAAAACAGTCGCTTACTTATCAGCAGAATTTTTAATCGGCCCACAATTAAGTAATAATTTACTAAATCTTGGCATAACAAAAGAAGCAGAAGATGCCTTAAAAAGGTTTGGAATTGAATCACTATCAACGATTCTTGAAGTTGAAGAAGAGCCAGGCCTTGGTAATGGTGGTCTTGGAAGACTTGCAGCTTGTTATATGGAGTCTTTAGCTTCCTTACAAGTTCCTGCAGTTGGTTATGGTATTAGATATGAATTCGGAATATTTAACCAGTTAATACGAGATGGTTGGCAAGTTGAGGTTACTGATAAATGGCTCAAAGGTGGTTGGCCATGGGAATTACCTCAACCTGATGAATCATGTTTTGTTGGTTTTGGAGGACGAACTGAAAGTTATAGAGACGATAAAGGTAAATATCGATCAAGATGGGTTCCCTCAGAACATGCAATTGGTGTTCCTCATGATGTTCCAGTATTAGGCTACAGAGTAAATACCTGTGACAGATTAAGATTATGGAGAGCTGATGCAACAGAGAGTTTTGATTTTTATGCTTTCAATATTGGTGATTATTATGGTGCGGTAGAAGAAAAAGTTGCCTCTGAAACTCTATCTAAAGTCCTTTATCCAAATGATGGAACTGATGAAGGGAGAAGATTAAGGCTCAAACAACAACACTTCTTTGTCAGTTGTTCTCTCCAAGATATGTTGAGAAGTCTGGAAAAAAGATCTATCCCAGTAACAGAATTTGCAAATCATTGGACTGTTCAATTAAATGATACTCATCCAGCAATTGCTGTTGCCGAGTTAATGCGTCTGTTAATTGATCAGTATCAAATAGGTTGGGACAAAGCATGGAATATAACTACTTCATCAGTAGCATATACAAACCATACATTGCTTCCTGAAGCATTGGAGAAATGGGATTTAAGTCTATTTAGTGATTTACTTCCCCGTCATTTAGAAATTATTTATGAAATAAATTGGAGGTTCTTACAACAATTAAGACTTCGTTACCCAGGTGATGACAAGATTCTTCAAAAGCTTTCTATTATTGATGAAGAAGGTTCCAAGTCAGTGAGAATGGCACATTTAGCTACTATCGGAGCTCATCATATTAATGGTGTTGCTGCACTTCACTCTGACCTAATAAAAAGACAACTTCTCCCAGAGTTTGCAGAACTATGGCCTGAAAAATTTACTAATGTAACTAACGGAGTAACTCCTAGAAGATGGGTTGCATTAGCAAATCCATCTTTATCTAATTTGTTAGAAAAAGAAGTTGGTCCAGATTGGATTACGAATATGGAACTACTTAAAAAATTAGAAAATAAGAAAGATGATGCAAATTTTCTTCAAGAATTTGAGGAAACTAAATTGCGTGGAAAACGAAAGCTAGCAAGTTTTATTCATACAAAAACAGGAATACTTGTTGATCCATCAAGTCTTTTTGACGTCCAAGTTAAAAGGATCCATCAATATAAAAGACAACATTTAAACGCTCTGCAAATTATTGCTCAGTATCTAAGAATCAAAAATGGTACAAGTAACTATAAAGCTCCGAGGACAGTTATTTTTGGAGGAAAGGCTGCTCCAGGTTACTTTATGGCTAAATTAATTATCAGGTTTATTAATGGCATCGCTGATGTAGTTAATTCAGATCCTGATATGGAAGGACTTTTAAGAGTAGTTTTCTTACCTGACTATAATGTCAAACTTGGTGAAATAGTTTATCCAGCAACAGACCTTTCTGAGCAAATTTCAACTGCTGGTAAAGAAGCATCAGGAACAGGAAATATGAAATTTGCAATGAATGGAGCTTTAACTATAGGAACTCTTGACGGAGCAAATGTAGAGTTAAGAGATCTTGTTAAAAAAGAAAATTTCTTCCTTTTCGGAAAGACTGAAAGTGAAATAATGCATTTAAAAAATAATAGTTATTCTCCCAAGACTTTCATTGAAAAATGTCCTGAGTTACAAGAAGTAATTCGTTTAATCGAAATTGGCCATTTTAGTAATGGAGATAAAGAATTATTCAAACCTTTATTAAATAGTTTGACTGGAAATGATCCATTTTTCGTAATGGCTGATTTCGAAGACTATTTAAACAAGCAAGATGAAGTAAGTAACTTCTGGAATAATAAAAAAGCGTGGAATAAAATGGCTCTACTAAATACTGCAAGATCAGGATATTTTTCTTCAGACAGATCTATAAGAGAATATTGCGAATCGATTTGGAAAGTTTCACCTATGCCAGTAGAAATTACATGTGATATTGAAGAAATAACTACTTAA
- a CDS encoding NAD(P)H dehydrogenase subunit NdhS, protein MEFSNKPILPGSIVVVKDVNSIYRGYKGFVQRVTNKTAAVLFEGGNWDKLVTFQLNNLELV, encoded by the coding sequence ATGGAATTTTCGAATAAACCAATACTCCCCGGTTCTATAGTAGTTGTTAAAGATGTTAATTCTATTTATAGAGGTTATAAAGGATTTGTACAAAGAGTAACTAATAAAACGGCAGCTGTTCTTTTTGAGGGAGGTAATTGGGATAAGTTAGTAACATTTCAATTAAATAATTTGGAACTTGTTTGA
- the glmS gene encoding glutamine--fructose-6-phosphate transaminase (isomerizing), translating into MCGIVAVTGYKKALPLLINGLEKLEYRGYDSAGIAIINSETKNVSCNKAEGKLKNLKNNLKNIEIPGTVGIGHTRWATHGKPEVKNAHPHIDSSGEVAVVQNGIIENYQELKIKLQKEGIVFNSDTDTEVIPHLIQKELLALRQLKLESNGSTLLVALRNVISDLEGSYALAVLWSGAPEALVVARKQAPLIIGLGEGEFICASDTPAIADFTKIILPLEDEEIALLTPLGIEIYDSNNERQYRNPISLQTADQVSDKKNFKHYMLKEIYDQPDIAKYWLEKYLIKDLKTDQFQINYSFDTDFLNSIERIDIVACGTSKHSAMVGKFLLEQFSGIPTNVFFASEFRYSPPPLLCNTLTIGVTQSGETADTIAAISMEIKRRSSIGDRSFKPNLIAITNRVESSIGRQIPNIIDISAGIEIGVAATKTFFAQLLSFYGLAIKFAQIKGSQSNENINQLVLELTKLPGLVEELLEKHNESSEKLAHDFFNIKDVIFLGRGINYPIALEGALKLKEISYINAAGYPAGEMKHGPIALLDKKVPVISIATPGQVFDKVISNAQEAKARDAYLIGVAPQCNGTEIFDYLMTIPSTNEWISPLLAIVPLQLLSYHIASHRGLDVDQPRNLAKSVTVE; encoded by the coding sequence ATGTGCGGAATTGTTGCTGTTACCGGTTATAAAAAAGCATTACCATTACTTATTAATGGATTAGAAAAACTTGAATACAGAGGGTATGATTCAGCAGGTATTGCCATAATTAACTCTGAAACAAAGAATGTATCTTGTAATAAAGCGGAAGGAAAACTTAAAAATTTAAAAAATAACTTAAAAAATATCGAAATACCTGGCACTGTGGGAATAGGTCATACACGTTGGGCTACTCACGGAAAACCAGAGGTTAAAAATGCACATCCCCATATTGATAGTTCAGGAGAGGTCGCAGTTGTCCAAAATGGGATTATTGAAAATTATCAGGAATTAAAAATTAAATTACAAAAAGAAGGAATTGTGTTTAATTCTGATACTGATACAGAAGTCATACCACACTTAATACAAAAAGAATTATTGGCTTTAAGGCAATTAAAGCTTGAAAGTAACGGTTCAACTTTATTAGTAGCATTAAGAAACGTAATCTCCGATTTAGAAGGATCATATGCATTAGCAGTATTATGGTCAGGTGCACCTGAAGCATTAGTTGTTGCTAGGAAGCAGGCACCTTTAATAATTGGATTAGGGGAAGGAGAATTTATTTGTGCAAGTGATACGCCAGCAATAGCGGATTTTACAAAAATTATTTTACCTTTGGAGGATGAGGAAATAGCTCTTTTGACTCCTTTAGGAATAGAAATTTATGATTCTAATAACGAGAGACAATATCGAAATCCAATTTCTCTACAAACTGCAGACCAAGTAAGTGATAAAAAAAATTTTAAACACTATATGTTAAAGGAAATCTATGACCAGCCTGATATAGCTAAATATTGGCTAGAAAAATATTTAATTAAAGATTTAAAGACTGATCAATTTCAAATTAATTACTCCTTTGATACAGATTTTTTAAACTCTATTGAAAGAATAGATATTGTTGCTTGTGGTACGAGTAAGCATTCTGCAATGGTGGGTAAATTTTTATTAGAACAATTCTCAGGCATACCAACAAATGTTTTTTTTGCGAGTGAGTTTAGATACTCCCCACCACCATTACTCTGTAATACCTTAACAATAGGAGTGACTCAGTCAGGTGAAACTGCCGATACTATTGCGGCTATAAGTATGGAAATTAAGAGGAGATCTTCAATAGGAGATAGAAGCTTTAAACCAAATTTAATTGCTATTACGAACAGAGTGGAAAGCTCAATTGGTAGACAAATACCAAATATTATTGATATTAGTGCTGGAATTGAAATTGGTGTTGCTGCTACAAAAACTTTCTTTGCGCAACTTCTTTCTTTTTATGGATTAGCTATAAAATTCGCTCAAATTAAAGGAAGTCAAAGTAATGAAAATATTAATCAATTAGTTTTAGAATTAACTAAATTACCTGGATTAGTTGAAGAACTTTTGGAAAAACATAATGAATCTTCTGAAAAACTTGCACATGATTTTTTTAATATTAAAGATGTTATTTTTTTAGGAAGAGGAATAAATTATCCCATTGCTCTTGAGGGAGCTCTGAAGTTGAAGGAAATTAGTTATATTAATGCTGCAGGTTATCCTGCTGGGGAAATGAAGCATGGGCCAATAGCTTTACTTGATAAAAAAGTACCTGTAATTTCAATAGCTACTCCAGGGCAAGTCTTTGATAAGGTAATTAGTAATGCTCAAGAAGCAAAAGCGAGAGATGCTTATTTAATTGGTGTTGCCCCTCAATGTAATGGGACTGAAATATTTGATTATTTAATGACCATACCTTCAACAAATGAATGGATTTCACCTCTTCTTGCGATTGTTCCTCTTCAATTATTGAGTTATCACATTGCTTCTCATAGAGGACTTGATGTTGATCAACCAAGGAATCTAGCTAAAAGCGTAACAGTAGAGTAA
- a CDS encoding alpha/beta fold hydrolase, producing MEKPVLISDEVNYAWNFLNYPIHTITVKPKEENPKSCAILLIHGFGASTDHWRFNIPVLSDKYEVHAIDLLGFGKSPKPTDVQYSSHLWKDQVATYVKEVIKKPTFIVGNSLGGYASLAASAELKELSAGVVLLNAAGMFSEEKVSNNSLLQKSLKTFFETFLRGNIFLQRTIFESMRRRVNIKKALNNVYKNQTNVDDYLIDSIRKPSLDPGAFNVFKSVFNPAGVQGEPFDKLFKKLKSPLLLLWGGKDPWMNTGSKRLLYKKYAPENTKEVILDAGHCPHDEVPELVNQHILDWIDSL from the coding sequence ATGGAAAAACCAGTGTTAATAAGTGATGAGGTAAATTATGCATGGAATTTTTTGAACTATCCAATACATACTATTACTGTAAAACCCAAAGAAGAAAATCCAAAATCATGTGCAATTTTGTTGATACATGGTTTTGGAGCTTCTACTGATCATTGGCGTTTTAATATCCCTGTTTTGAGTGATAAATATGAAGTTCATGCAATAGATCTTTTGGGGTTTGGAAAAAGTCCCAAGCCAACAGATGTCCAGTATTCAAGTCATCTTTGGAAAGATCAAGTTGCAACATATGTGAAAGAAGTAATTAAAAAACCAACATTTATTGTTGGGAATTCTTTAGGTGGCTATGCATCTCTAGCAGCAAGTGCAGAACTAAAAGAATTATCTGCTGGAGTAGTGTTACTTAACGCTGCTGGAATGTTTAGTGAAGAAAAAGTATCAAATAACAGCCTTTTACAAAAATCTTTAAAAACTTTTTTTGAAACATTTTTGCGAGGCAATATTTTTCTTCAAAGAACTATATTTGAAAGCATGAGACGAAGAGTCAATATAAAAAAAGCATTAAACAATGTTTATAAAAACCAAACTAATGTTGATGATTATCTTATTGATTCAATAAGAAAACCTTCACTGGATCCAGGTGCCTTTAACGTTTTTAAAAGTGTTTTCAATCCTGCAGGTGTCCAAGGAGAACCATTTGATAAATTATTCAAAAAGTTGAAATCTCCACTTTTACTCCTATGGGGAGGTAAAGATCCTTGGATGAACACAGGAAGCAAAAGACTTCTTTATAAAAAATATGCTCCTGAAAATACTAAAGAAGTAATTCTTGATGCTGGCCATTGCCCCCATGATGAAGTCCCCGAATTAGTTAATCAACATATACTTGACTGGATTGATTCTTTGTAG
- the acpP gene encoding acyl carrier protein: MSQEEILQKVCSIVSEQLSVESAEVKSDSNFQNDLGADSLDTVELVMALEEAFDIEIPDEAAEGIATVGDAVKFIEEKKG, translated from the coding sequence ATGTCACAAGAAGAAATCCTTCAAAAAGTATGCTCTATTGTTTCTGAGCAACTAAGTGTTGAATCAGCCGAAGTAAAATCTGATTCAAACTTTCAAAATGATTTAGGTGCAGACTCCCTAGACACCGTAGAGCTAGTTATGGCTCTTGAAGAAGCATTTGATATCGAGATACCTGATGAAGCAGCTGAAGGTATCGCAACAGTAGGAGATGCTGTTAAATTCATCGAAGAAAAAAAAGGTTAA
- a CDS encoding galactose mutarotase, whose product MKVNSVDNKKGIYVFQLDEKNYIKFCPKRGGLITNWVSEGKEILYFDQKRFIDKTKSIRGGIPILFPICGNLDIPNSLFGKNYMPFMQHGFARNLQWQHCLNEQKNSLCLILQDTEKTKTFYPFNFELKIEVSLNINCLKFIINIKNKTNIEMPINFGLHPYFNISDFKNLNFIDNPLNCQDQKNNLLRNTFDELKNINNGIDLLMYTSGRSSFRDNFFKRQVTLIHPTPFDLGVIWSDPPRKMVCLEPWTSPRNSLVNGLRKISIPPNSSQILDASILINTLK is encoded by the coding sequence GTGAAAGTTAATTCCGTTGATAATAAAAAAGGTATTTATGTTTTTCAATTAGACGAAAAAAATTATATTAAATTTTGTCCAAAGAGAGGAGGGCTTATAACCAACTGGGTTTCTGAAGGAAAAGAAATATTATATTTTGATCAAAAAAGATTTATTGATAAAACAAAAAGTATCAGAGGAGGAATCCCAATTCTGTTTCCGATTTGTGGAAATCTTGATATCCCAAATTCTTTATTTGGGAAAAATTATATGCCATTTATGCAACATGGTTTTGCAAGGAATTTACAATGGCAACACTGCCTAAATGAGCAAAAAAATTCTCTTTGTTTGATTTTACAAGATACTGAAAAAACAAAAACTTTTTATCCATTTAATTTTGAGCTCAAAATTGAGGTTTCTTTAAACATTAATTGCTTAAAATTTATTATTAACATTAAGAATAAAACTAATATTGAGATGCCAATAAATTTTGGATTGCATCCTTATTTTAATATTTCAGATTTTAAAAACTTAAATTTTATAGATAACCCGCTAAATTGTCAGGATCAAAAAAATAATTTGTTGAGAAATACTTTTGACGAGTTAAAAAATATTAATAATGGAATTGATTTACTTATGTATACCTCAGGAAGAAGTTCTTTCCGAGATAATTTTTTTAAAAGACAAGTTACTTTAATACATCCTACGCCTTTTGATTTGGGTGTGATTTGGAGTGATCCTCCAAGGAAAATGGTATGTCTTGAGCCATGGACTAGTCCACGCAATTCTTTAGTTAATGGATTAAGGAAAATTTCGATTCCTCCAAATTCCTCCCAAATACTAGATGCCTCAATACTAATAAATACTTTGAAGTAA
- the rimM gene encoding ribosome maturation factor RimM (Essential for efficient processing of 16S rRNA) — MINHNEWLIVGLITSPQGINGKIKIKSLSDFEERFTKPGKRWIQKGNETPIEFELTHGFKKPGKESFIITFKGINNRTQAENLKGQKILVKVDAIPKLSHGEYHLTELINLNVKISENNQLHIIGKVINLSNEKNNLLVIQLLKNNKEVLIPFVKEIVPIVDIKKNFILLTPPSGLLEL; from the coding sequence ATGATAAATCATAATGAGTGGTTAATTGTTGGCTTAATAACATCTCCTCAAGGCATTAATGGAAAAATCAAGATTAAGTCTCTAAGTGATTTTGAAGAAAGATTTACGAAGCCTGGTAAAAGATGGATACAAAAAGGCAACGAGACTCCTATAGAATTCGAGCTTACGCATGGTTTTAAAAAACCAGGTAAAGAATCATTCATAATTACATTTAAAGGGATAAATAATAGAACTCAAGCAGAAAATTTAAAGGGACAAAAAATCCTCGTGAAAGTTGATGCAATTCCAAAATTGAGTCATGGAGAATATCACTTAACCGAACTAATAAATTTAAATGTCAAAATTTCAGAAAATAACCAATTACACATAATTGGAAAAGTTATTAACTTATCTAACGAGAAAAATAATTTACTTGTAATTCAACTTTTGAAAAATAATAAAGAGGTTCTTATACCATTTGTTAAAGAAATAGTTCCAATAGTAGATATTAAAAAAAATTTTATATTACTTACTCCTCCTTCAGGTCTGTTAGAGTTATAA
- a CDS encoding ribonuclease III family protein yields the protein MDTLIDDKRLEQIIKFLNSLEINSKRFIKIINEKDKLILHTFNEALTHSSANNIVNYEKLEFFGDAVLRLSASDFIERTYKSMSVGSRSELRSQIVSDEWLTELGKKIFIEKVIIKGPKAMGDENSKDTIIAETSEALIGAIYKCFNSINEVNIWLDNFWKKDAELYLQAPHKYNAKSALQEWCQSQGFDLPIYKIYEVSKNHGDPKRFSCEIYINGSKKAFSFGHSHKKAEKNAASILIQKIFQKKKN from the coding sequence ATGGACACCTTAATTGATGACAAAAGACTTGAACAAATTATTAAGTTTTTAAATTCGCTTGAAATAAACTCAAAAAGATTTATCAAAATTATCAACGAAAAAGATAAATTAATACTTCATACTTTCAATGAAGCATTAACACATTCCTCCGCAAACAATATAGTTAATTATGAAAAATTGGAATTCTTTGGGGATGCTGTTCTCAGATTATCAGCATCAGATTTTATTGAGAGAACATATAAAAGCATGAGTGTAGGTTCTAGATCAGAACTAAGATCTCAAATAGTAAGTGATGAATGGTTAACTGAATTAGGTAAAAAAATATTTATAGAAAAAGTAATAATAAAAGGACCAAAAGCAATGGGTGATGAGAATTCAAAAGATACCATAATTGCTGAAACTAGTGAAGCATTAATAGGCGCAATATATAAGTGTTTTAATTCAATAAATGAAGTCAATATTTGGTTAGATAATTTCTGGAAAAAAGATGCCGAATTATATTTACAAGCACCACATAAATATAATGCCAAGTCAGCTTTACAAGAATGGTGTCAAAGCCAAGGATTTGATTTACCTATTTATAAAATATATGAAGTATCAAAAAATCACGGAGACCCGAAAAGATTCTCTTGTGAAATATACATAAATGGATCTAAAAAAGCTTTCAGCTTTGGGCATTCTCATAAAAAAGCTGAAAAAAATGCTGCAAGTATTCTGATACAAAAGATTTTCCAGAAAAAGAAAAATTAA